A single window of Senegalia massiliensis DNA harbors:
- a CDS encoding cupin domain-containing protein — translation MNKYYRYYVCPYCSRPYNYNPYHNYTYNYWNDPMGDKNHDKYYELKDYGPNPFVVNIEDITKQNTNFRTALWTGEHLQLTLMEIKPGEDIGLEIHPNLDQFVRIEEGQGLVLMGDKKDNLYFRKNVYDDYAFIIPAGKWHNLINTGCEPIKLYSIYAPPQHPYGTIHKTKSDAEADE, via the coding sequence ATGAATAAATATTATAGATATTATGTATGTCCTTATTGTTCTAGACCATATAATTATAATCCTTATCACAACTATACTTACAATTATTGGAATGATCCAATGGGTGATAAAAATCACGACAAATATTATGAATTAAAAGACTATGGTCCTAATCCTTTTGTTGTTAATATTGAAGATATAACTAAACAAAATACTAACTTTAGGACTGCCTTATGGACAGGAGAACATTTGCAATTAACTTTAATGGAGATAAAACCTGGAGAAGATATAGGTTTAGAAATTCACCCAAACCTTGATCAATTTGTGAGAATAGAGGAAGGTCAAGGACTTGTATTAATGGGAGATAAAAAAGATAATTTATATTTCAGAAAAAATGTTTATGATGATTATGCATTTATAATACCTGCAGGAAAATGGCATAACCTTATTAACACAGGATGTGAACCGATTAAATTATATTCTATTTATGCACCTCCACAACATCCATATGGTACTATTCATAAGACTAAATCAGATGCTGAGGCTGATGAATAA
- the splB gene encoding spore photoproduct lyase yields the protein MFKPNQVLFEKEALEYPLGKEIYDKFKKENIQIVKLNSNRVPSIKSDDLKEKYSKAKQTLVIGVRRSFKFQTCKPSAHYQLPLVTGCMGQCEYCYLNTRFGNKPYIRTYVNVEEILDQAKKYIEKREGVTIFEGAATSDPLPVEPYTHGLKKSIDYFSRIPNARFRFVTKYNNINSLLDLDHKGHTTIRFSLNTEKIIKNHEHFTSSAKKRIEAASKIYKAGYPLGFIIAPVFLYDGWKNEYRKLIEDISKSIEPNNSNDITFEIISHRYTLKAKEVITKIFPDTTLPMKEEDRRFKYGQFGYGKYMYTKEQINEIQEFFTKEISRIFTDKSIKYII from the coding sequence ATGTTTAAACCTAATCAAGTATTATTCGAAAAAGAAGCTCTAGAGTATCCTTTAGGGAAAGAAATATATGATAAGTTTAAAAAAGAAAATATTCAAATAGTTAAATTAAATTCAAATAGAGTACCAAGCATAAAGTCAGATGATTTAAAAGAAAAATACAGTAAAGCTAAACAAACATTAGTAATTGGTGTGAGAAGAAGTTTTAAATTTCAAACATGTAAGCCATCAGCTCATTATCAATTACCGCTTGTAACTGGATGCATGGGGCAATGTGAGTATTGTTATTTAAATACAAGATTTGGAAATAAACCTTATATAAGAACTTATGTAAATGTAGAAGAAATACTTGATCAAGCAAAAAAATATATTGAAAAAAGGGAAGGAGTCACTATTTTTGAAGGTGCAGCTACCTCAGATCCTTTGCCAGTAGAACCTTATACCCATGGACTAAAAAAATCAATTGATTATTTTTCTAGAATTCCTAATGCTAGATTTAGATTTGTAACAAAATATAATAATATTAATAGTCTTTTAGATTTGGATCACAAAGGCCATACAACTATTAGATTTAGTTTAAATACTGAAAAAATTATAAAAAATCATGAGCATTTTACTTCATCAGCAAAAAAAAGGATTGAGGCTGCATCTAAAATATATAAAGCAGGATATCCTTTAGGATTTATCATAGCACCTGTATTTTTATATGATGGTTGGAAAAATGAATATAGAAAGTTAATTGAAGATATATCTAAATCAATAGAACCTAATAATTCAAATGATATTACTTTTGAAATTATATCTCACAGGTATACACTTAAAGCCAAAGAAGTAATTACTAAAATATTTCCTGATACAACTCTTCCTATGAAAGAAGAAGATAGAAGGTTTAAATATGGTCAATTTGGTTATGGAAAATATATGTATACTAAGGAACAAATAAATGAAATACAAGAATTTTTCACAAAAGAAATTAGTAGAATTTTTACAGACAAAAGTATTAAATATATTATTTAA
- a CDS encoding sigma factor produces the protein MRELDEMVLNIVDSPEKFDNFINKYENFILKSASKISKKYISKNDDEWSIALAEFSKAIKEYDYKKGSFISFAELLIRRNIIDYYKKQNKYNSEIQVEWIEDAAIMEDNSHNLKLEIQSIAEVFKNYGFKFNNLIKSSPKAKKTKVACAKAVAYLLKNPILIEEMRNKKQLCVKIIKKNVGIPRKTLERHRKYIIAATEIMNGDYPYLSEYLGYIKEELEI, from the coding sequence ATGAGAGAATTAGATGAAATGGTATTAAATATAGTAGACAGTCCTGAAAAATTTGATAATTTTATAAATAAATATGAAAATTTCATATTGAAAAGTGCCTCAAAAATCTCAAAAAAATACATATCAAAAAATGATGATGAGTGGTCAATTGCATTAGCAGAATTTTCTAAAGCTATAAAAGAATATGACTATAAAAAGGGAAGCTTCATTTCTTTTGCAGAATTATTAATACGTAGAAATATTATTGATTATTATAAAAAACAAAATAAATATAACTCAGAAATACAAGTTGAATGGATTGAAGATGCTGCAATTATGGAAGACAATTCACATAATTTGAAGTTGGAAATTCAATCAATAGCAGAAGTCTTCAAAAATTATGGTTTTAAATTCAATAACCTTATAAAGAGCTCACCAAAGGCAAAAAAAACAAAAGTTGCATGTGCTAAAGCTGTTGCTTATTTATTAAAGAATCCTATATTAATTGAAGAGATGAGAAATAAAAAACAGTTATGTGTAAAAATTATTAAAAAAAATGTTGGAATACCCCGAAAAACTTTAGAACGACATCGTAAGTATATAATAGCAGCAACTGAAATAATGAATGGAGATTATCCTTATCTCTCAGAATATTTAGGTTATATTAAAGAGGAGTTGGAAATATGA
- a CDS encoding anti-sigma-I factor RsgI family protein, whose product MRAVVVEIKFGHAILLQDDGTVVKRKNKNYTIGDVIYMEENKTFTKGKISAIVAIAAMFVMMIGGGVWAYATPYYYVSLDVNPSVLMEVNRFENVIGMEAVNEDAEKVLEGVDLKNQNIEDAISNAVEKISENGYFDGEGGNILISSSSKNSKKSEKLSKKLMEITQKQVTDGHIKAEIESKTLGYEMVREAKKLGITPGKYNIITNLLGEEVGDNANESIKDLMKRYISLKGEDDIDDEDDIDDEDDIDDEDDIDDEDKLEEARERAEEKAEREREKAEEARERAEEKAEREREKAEEARERAEEKAEREREKADKAKERAEEKAEREREKTDKAKERAEEDEEDEYED is encoded by the coding sequence ATGAGGGCAGTTGTAGTCGAAATAAAATTTGGACATGCTATATTACTGCAGGATGATGGAACTGTAGTAAAAAGAAAAAATAAAAATTATACGATAGGAGATGTTATTTACATGGAAGAGAATAAAACTTTCACAAAAGGTAAAATAAGTGCTATAGTAGCAATTGCAGCGATGTTTGTAATGATGATAGGTGGTGGAGTATGGGCATATGCAACACCTTACTACTATGTAAGTTTAGATGTTAATCCTAGTGTTTTAATGGAAGTTAATAGATTTGAAAATGTTATCGGCATGGAAGCTGTGAATGAAGATGCAGAAAAAGTTTTAGAAGGAGTAGATTTAAAAAATCAAAATATAGAAGATGCAATTTCTAATGCAGTTGAAAAAATTTCTGAAAATGGATATTTTGATGGTGAGGGTGGAAATATTTTAATTTCATCATCTTCAAAAAATAGTAAAAAATCAGAAAAACTTTCTAAAAAGTTAATGGAAATAACTCAAAAACAAGTTACTGATGGTCATATAAAAGCTGAAATTGAATCTAAGACTTTAGGTTATGAAATGGTAAGAGAAGCGAAAAAATTAGGAATTACACCTGGAAAATATAATATTATTACAAATTTACTTGGTGAAGAAGTAGGAGATAATGCAAATGAATCCATTAAAGATTTAATGAAAAGATACATATCTTTAAAAGGTGAAGATGATATAGATGATGAAGATGATATAGATGATGAAGATGATATAGACGATGAAGATGATATAGATGATGAAGATAAATTAGAGGAAGCAAGGGAAAGAGCCGAAGAAAAAGCTGAAAGAGAAAGAGAGAAAGCAGAGGAAGCAAGGGAAAGAGCTGAAGAAAAAGCTGAAAGAGAAAGAGAAAAAGCAGAGGAAGCAAGGGAAAGAGCTGAAGAAAAAGCTGAGAGAGAAAGGGAAAAAGCAGATAAAGCAAAGGAAAGAGCCGAAGAAAAAGCTGAAAGAGAAAGAGAAAAGACAGATAAAGCAAAGGAAAGAGCTGAAGAAGATGAAGAAGACGAATATGAAGATTAA
- a CDS encoding DUF6512 family protein encodes MNKLDLIKKWEIIGIFWIIIIGSLLHFTYEWSGNSKFVALFSPVNESVWEHLKLGYFSLLFYIPIEYKFLKPKTNSFFLGKLLGILSMEITILLIYYSYHLIFNKSSLIVDILSFIIGAVLCQLISIKVLKTNINKKANILGFIGFISFGFILSFFTFFPPKLPLFMDNNTKKYGIY; translated from the coding sequence ATGAATAAATTAGATCTAATTAAAAAGTGGGAAATTATAGGTATATTTTGGATTATAATAATAGGTTCTTTGCTTCATTTTACATACGAATGGTCAGGAAATTCAAAATTTGTTGCCTTATTTTCACCAGTTAATGAAAGTGTTTGGGAGCATCTTAAGTTAGGGTATTTTTCACTATTATTTTATATTCCTATAGAGTATAAATTTTTAAAACCTAAAACTAATAGCTTTTTTCTTGGGAAACTTCTAGGAATATTATCTATGGAAATTACTATATTACTTATATATTATTCTTATCACTTAATTTTTAATAAATCATCACTTATAGTTGATATATTATCTTTCATAATAGGAGCTGTCCTATGTCAATTAATAAGTATTAAAGTTCTAAAAACAAATATAAATAAAAAAGCTAATATTTTAGGATTTATAGGCTTTATATCATTTGGATTTATACTTTCTTTTTTTACTTTTTTTCCACCTAAGCTTCCTCTATTTATGGATAATAACACTAAAAAATATGGAATATATTAA
- a CDS encoding DUF4870 domain-containing protein, with protein MDNNKNKNQKTSTGLDQNVAAMLSYILGFITGIIFLVIEKENKFVRFHAMQSIVVFGALFVIGFFIAWVPIIGALIGALMSPITLVIWIILVMKSYKNEWYEFPIAGKIAKEQVEKINL; from the coding sequence ATGGATAATAATAAAAATAAAAATCAGAAAACCTCTACTGGCTTAGATCAAAATGTTGCTGCAATGTTATCTTATATTTTAGGATTTATTACAGGCATAATATTTCTTGTAATTGAGAAAGAAAATAAATTTGTGCGATTTCATGCAATGCAATCAATAGTTGTTTTTGGTGCACTATTTGTAATAGGATTTTTTATAGCATGGGTTCCAATAATAGGAGCGTTAATAGGAGCTTTAATGAGTCCTATAACTTTAGTTATATGGATTATACTTGTAATGAAATCATATAAAAATGAATGGTATGAATTCCCTATAGCTGGTAAAATAGCTAAAGAACAAGTTGAAAAAATTAATTTATAA
- the vanR gene encoding VanR-ABDEGLN family response regulator transcription factor, with protein MVRILIVDDEKEIADLLEFYLQNEGYDILKVNSGEEALQIINNHKIDLAILDVMLPDIDGFSILKQIREKYFYPVIMLTAKVENMDKIMGLTIGADDYITKPFNPLELIARVKTQIRRTKLYNKDIEPDSIDINGLYINKNSHKVNLYGKEIDLTPLEYNILLYLAKNRGNVISSEKLFTNVWGERYLDNNNTVMAHIARLREKLNEDARKPKFIKTVWGVGYIIE; from the coding sequence ATGGTTAGAATTTTAATAGTTGACGATGAAAAGGAAATAGCTGATTTATTAGAATTTTATCTCCAAAATGAGGGGTATGATATATTAAAAGTTAATAGTGGTGAGGAAGCTTTGCAGATTATTAACAATCATAAAATTGACTTAGCTATTTTAGATGTTATGTTACCGGATATTGATGGATTTAGTATTCTAAAGCAAATTAGAGAAAAATATTTTTATCCGGTCATTATGTTGACAGCTAAAGTTGAGAATATGGATAAAATAATGGGATTAACTATAGGGGCTGATGACTATATAACTAAACCATTCAATCCTCTTGAACTTATTGCTAGAGTAAAAACCCAAATTAGAAGGACTAAGTTATATAATAAAGATATTGAACCAGATTCTATTGATATTAATGGATTGTATATTAATAAAAATTCTCATAAAGTAAATCTTTACGGAAAAGAAATTGATCTTACTCCTTTAGAATACAATATTTTATTGTATCTTGCTAAGAATAGAGGAAATGTTATTTCTTCTGAGAAACTTTTTACTAATGTTTGGGGAGAAAGATATTTAGATAATAACAATACAGTGATGGCCCATATTGCAAGATTAAGGGAAAAGCTAAACGAGGATGCTAGAAAACCAAAATTTATAAAAACAGTTTGGGGAGTAGGTTATATAATTGAATAA
- a CDS encoding sensor histidine kinase yields the protein MNNYYKHFYKKIALKFVIWSSIYTVIMLLLFFLFKEILSGKTYFGYELMYPFYHWANNNKVLLIFLVLSMGYAFIGFALFNKTIKYMDEIVSSIDQIYRKDDTLISLSGDLKDVTEKMNSIKFNLRENEKIARDSEKRKNDLIIYLAHDLKTPLTSILGYLSILKDEHDLNDNFRKKYLQIVYDKSERLEDLINEFFEITRYNLKDINLEKSKIDFGIMMEQIIYEFKPLLSHKNLTINSDIQSNVIINIDTGKMERVIDNVIRNSINYSYENTDINISMNKIDDFIKIKVTNNGPTIPKAKLDNIFEEFYRLDYARSTKSGGAGLGLAIAKSIVKAHGGSINAKSQNEYIEINIKIPV from the coding sequence TTGAATAATTACTATAAACATTTCTATAAAAAAATTGCATTAAAATTTGTTATTTGGTCTAGCATATATACTGTTATTATGTTATTATTATTTTTTTTATTTAAGGAAATTTTAAGTGGAAAAACATATTTTGGATATGAACTCATGTACCCTTTTTATCATTGGGCAAATAATAATAAGGTACTTTTAATATTTCTAGTCTTATCAATGGGTTATGCTTTTATAGGTTTTGCATTATTTAATAAAACTATTAAATATATGGATGAGATTGTAAGCTCTATTGATCAAATTTATAGAAAAGATGATACGTTAATTTCTCTTTCAGGAGATTTAAAAGATGTAACTGAAAAGATGAATAGTATAAAGTTTAATTTAAGAGAAAATGAGAAAATAGCTAGGGATTCTGAAAAAAGGAAAAATGATTTGATAATTTATTTAGCTCATGATTTAAAAACTCCTCTGACTTCTATTCTTGGATATTTATCAATACTTAAGGATGAACATGATTTAAATGATAATTTCAGGAAAAAATATTTGCAAATTGTATACGATAAATCGGAGAGATTAGAAGACTTAATCAATGAATTTTTTGAGATCACTCGTTATAACCTAAAGGACATTAATTTAGAAAAATCAAAGATTGATTTTGGAATTATGATGGAACAGATTATTTATGAATTTAAGCCTTTATTAAGTCATAAAAATCTTACCATTAATAGCGATATTCAAAGCAATGTTATTATAAATATTGATACTGGTAAAATGGAAAGAGTCATAGATAATGTTATTAGAAATTCTATTAATTATTCTTATGAAAATACTGATATAAATATATCTATGAATAAAATTGATGATTTTATAAAAATAAAAGTAACAAATAATGGACCTACAATTCCTAAGGCTAAGTTGGATAATATATTTGAGGAGTTTTACAGACTTGATTATGCTAGGAGTACTAAAAGTGGAGGAGCTGGACTTGGACTTGCTATTGCAAAATCAATAGTTAAGGCCCATGGTGGAAGTATTAATGCCAAAAGTCAAAATGAATATATTGAAATTAATATAAAAATTCCTGTTTGA
- a CDS encoding D-alanyl-D-alanine carboxypeptidase family protein, translating into MLKIKRNLKFLVIAMFFIFILTIMLGKFWNMDSNFKRILGKSDDNYTSKYIYVLNREDKSVEYEKNVKTRAYPASLTKIMTTIVALEHIDDLSKSVKVDVKTYKKMVENNSSMAGFYGREAVTYRDLLYGTILSSGGEAANSLAVNLAGSVEDFVSLMNEKASEIGLKDTHFTNPEGLHDNNQYTTAYDMAHLLDYALDNGDFKAIFTKKTFKTTSTLDHPDGILLRSTVLSKLDNLNKEGFEIIGGKSGTTYEAGMCWATLGIKDNQEYISVVMGADLKDIRNPDMMQIDDTIKLFKRIN; encoded by the coding sequence ATGTTAAAAATTAAAAGGAATTTAAAATTTCTAGTTATTGCTATGTTTTTTATATTTATACTTACAATAATGTTAGGTAAATTTTGGAATATGGATTCTAATTTTAAAAGAATTCTTGGAAAGTCTGATGATAACTATACTAGTAAATATATTTATGTATTAAATAGAGAAGATAAGAGTGTAGAATATGAAAAAAATGTTAAAACTAGAGCATATCCTGCATCTCTTACAAAAATTATGACAACAATTGTTGCACTTGAACATATTGATGATTTATCAAAATCTGTTAAGGTAGATGTCAAAACTTACAAGAAAATGGTTGAAAATAATTCTTCTATGGCAGGTTTTTACGGTAGAGAAGCAGTAACATACAGAGATCTTCTATATGGAACTATTTTAAGTTCTGGGGGAGAAGCTGCAAATTCTCTTGCTGTTAATTTAGCAGGTTCAGTTGAAGATTTTGTCAGTCTTATGAATGAAAAAGCTTCTGAAATTGGGCTCAAAGATACACACTTTACAAATCCAGAAGGTCTTCATGATAATAATCAATATACTACAGCATATGATATGGCTCACCTTTTAGATTATGCTTTAGATAATGGTGACTTTAAAGCAATTTTTACTAAAAAAACTTTTAAAACAACATCTACATTAGATCATCCTGATGGAATACTTTTAAGGTCAACTGTTCTTTCAAAACTTGATAATTTAAATAAAGAAGGATTTGAAATTATAGGAGGAAAGTCAGGAACGACCTATGAAGCAGGTATGTGTTGGGCAACTCTTGGAATAAAAGATAATCAAGAATACATATCTGTAGTTATGGGAGCAGATCTAAAAGATATTAGAAATCCAGATATGATGCAGATAGATGATACTATTAAACTCTTCAAAAGAATTAACTAA
- a CDS encoding phosphoribosylaminoimidazolesuccinocarboxamide synthase, producing the protein MKLIYEGKTKDVYELDSDKVLLKFKDDVTGNDGVFDPGANTVGLSIEGMGNLGLRLTKFFFEKLNDMDIPTHYVDSDLDNQNMTVLKAKPFGKGVEVICRYKAVGSFIRRYGMYIEEGQELDAYVEITLKDDERNDPLITDEALEMLNIMTKKEYEILTSLTRKISKVIKDELSKKDLELYDIKLEFGRVGNDNHIALIDEISAGNMRVYRDGKYIEPFELGKIILS; encoded by the coding sequence ATCAAGCTTATTTATGAAGGTAAAACTAAAGATGTATATGAATTAGATAGTGATAAAGTATTATTAAAATTCAAGGATGATGTTACAGGAAATGATGGAGTATTTGATCCAGGTGCTAATACTGTAGGACTTAGTATAGAAGGCATGGGTAATTTAGGACTAAGGCTTACAAAGTTTTTCTTTGAAAAATTAAATGATATGGATATTCCTACTCATTATGTGGATTCAGATTTAGATAATCAAAATATGACAGTATTAAAGGCTAAACCATTTGGTAAAGGTGTAGAAGTAATTTGTAGATACAAAGCTGTAGGGAGTTTTATTAGAAGATATGGTATGTATATAGAAGAAGGACAAGAATTAGATGCTTATGTAGAAATCACTTTAAAAGATGATGAAAGAAATGATCCTTTAATAACTGATGAAGCATTAGAAATGTTAAATATAATGACTAAAAAAGAATATGAAATTTTAACAAGTCTTACTAGAAAAATTAGTAAAGTAATAAAAGATGAACTTTCTAAAAAAGATTTAGAATTATATGATATAAAATTAGAATTTGGGAGAGTAGGTAATGATAATCACATAGCTCTTATAGATGAGATATCAGCAGGTAATATGAGAGTCTATAGAGATGGCAAATATATAGAACCATTTGAATTAGGTAAAATAATATTAAGTTAA